The sequence below is a genomic window from Oscillospiraceae bacterium.
GGGGGAACTGGTCCTTGGTGCCCTTCCAGTAGCAGGTGGTGGCGGCGGAGGTGATGGTGATGCCGCGCTCCTGCTCCTGGGCCATCCAGTCCATGGTGGCGGTGCCGTCGTGGGTCTCGCCAATCTTGTAGTTGACGCCGGTGTAGTAGAGGATACGCTCGGTGGTGGTCGTCTTGCCCGCGTCGATATGGGCCATGATGCCGATGTTCCGGGTGTTCTCTAAGGTTACTTTCCTAGGCATATTCTAACTCCTTAAACCTACCAGCGGTAGTGCGCGAAGGCCTTGTTGGACTCGGCCATCTTGTGGGTGTCCTCGCGCTTCTTGACCGCGGAGCCGAGGCTGTTGGCGGCGTCCATAATCTCGCCGGCCAGGCGCTCGCGCATGGTCTTCTCGCTGCGCTTGCGGGCGAAGCTGGTGAGCCAACGCAGACCCAGGGTCTGACGGCGCTCGGGCCGCACCTCGATGGGTACCTGGTAGGTGGCGCCGCCCACGCGGCGGGCCTTGACCTCCAGGGACGGCATGATGTTCTCCAGAGCGGTGGTGAACACGTCCAGAGGATCCTTGCCGGTCTTGTCCTTGATGATGTCGAAGGCGCCGTAGACCACCTTCTGGGCTACGCCCTTCTTGCCGTCGAGCATAATGCTGTTGACGAGCTTGGTCACCAGGACGGAGTTATACAGCGGGTCGGGCAAAACCTCCCGCTTGGGTACATTACCTCTTCTGGGCACTTTGCTTCCCTCCTTCATAGTATGATTTCATAGGTACTCGAAGATCCGAGGGGGATCCCCGTGTAAGACAAGTGCCTGCTTGTCCAGTGCCCCGCCGAGAGGTCTACCCAATCTATGGATAAACGCTTTTGGCAAGGTCAACTGCCTTGCGCTTGAAAAGCGCAGATTACTTGCAAAGTGTTGAAAAACGGCTTACTTCTTGCCGGCCTTGGGGCGCTTGGCGCCGTACTTGGAGCGGGCCTGCATGCGGCCGTTGACGCCCTGGGTGTCCAGAGTGCCGCGGATGATGTGGTAGCGCACGCCGGGCAGGTCCTTGACGCGGCCGCCGCGGATCATGACCACGGAGTGCTCCTGCAGGTTGTGGCCCACACCGGGAATATAAGCGGTGACCTCGTAGCCGTTGGTGAGACGCACACGGGCGATCTTACGCAGCGCGGAGTTCGGCTTCTTCGGGGTGGAGGTACGAACGGCGGTGCACACACCTCTCTTCTGAGGAGAAGGCAGGTCGGTCTCGCGGTTCTTCAGGGTGTTGAGGCCGTGCTGCATGGCGGGGGAGGTGGACTTGTAGGTCACGGCCTCGCGGCCCTTGCGGACGAGCTGGTTAAACGTAGGCATAATGTTCCTCCTTTCTAAAAAATTGACTAAATTATATTTTAACAGAATAATCCGCAGATTATTCCATTAAAATCAAAACAGCAGAGCTGCCACGGCGGCCCCCACGGCAATGCCGCAGGCCTCGCCCAGCTCCTTCATGCGTGCGGCGTACTCCACGCCCACGCCCTTGCCGGCGCACAGGGCCTCCACGGGCCCGGTCACGCGGGGATCCGCGTCCTTTGCCAAAAACACCTTGGCCGCCCGGCCGCCCTCAACGGCGCGCCTGGTCTGTTTCACGCCGACAACCTTGGTTCCCTGCTTCAATTCATCCAGCACCCGGTACGCCTCCTGTCGTTGTATTGCAATGGAGAGCGGGTTTTCGGGGCCCTATTTCACTCTCCGGCAGGCACACCTGCGCAATTTGGAATTATACCATAGGCCATAAATGAAGTCAATAACGAAATTCCACGCAAACGTTCTCAAAATCCCAGGTTTTTTTGGATAAAACGGGCCGTCCGGGGCAATTGCCCCGGACGGCCCTGCATTTCCGCTTCGGCTACCGCGCCATGGCCTCCACCAGGCGCTGGAGCACCACGGCCACCTCGGCCCGGGTGGCGGTGCCCTGGGGATCCAGCGCGCCGCCGTCCTTGCCGGTCATCAGGCCCGCGCCCACCGCGTAGCCCATGGCCTCCTGCGCCCAGGGGGACACGGCCCCGCCGTCGGCGAAGGCGCTCAGACTGCCCTGCTCCGCCTGCACGCCCTGCTTGGCCATGTAGCGGTACAGGATGGTCGCCAGCTGCTCGCGGCTGATGGGCGCGTCCGGGTCGAACCCGGCGCCCGTCCCCGTCACGATGCCGCTCTCGCTGGCCCACGCCACCGCATCGGTGTAGTACGCGCCGCTGTCCACGTCGGCGAACTGCGCCGCCACCCCGGCCTGGGGCTTGCGCTCCAGGCGGTGCAGCACCGTCACCAGCATCGCCCGGTTCATGGGCTGGTTGGGGGAGAAGCTCCCCTCGCCCGTGCCCTGGAACAGCTCGTGGGAGCTGACGAACGCGATGGCGTCCCCAGCCCAAGCGGCCTGCGCCGCGTCGGCAAAGTCCACGCTCTTGTCCACCAGCTTCACCGTCGCCCCGGCCTCCAGGGGCACCACCAGCGCCCCGTCCACCAGGACGGACTTGGTCACGATCTCCTCGGTGCCGTCCGCGTTTACGATGACGGCCACCATGCCGGGGGCGGCCTGCGCCACCGGCACCGCCACGGTTACGGGCTTGCCACTCTTTACCGTGACGACGGGAGCTTTCTCACTGTCCTTGGTCACGGGCAGCGCGCTGATGGGCAGCTCCACAGTGCCAGCCTCCGCCTTCGCGGCGGGTATGGTCACCTCGGCCTCCACCTTGCCCTCGGGACTGGTGACCGCCTTGGCCTCCAGCCCGTCCGGGGTCTTGACGCTCTCGGTCACGGTGCCGTCCGGCTTGGTCTCCACCACCTGCACGGTGCCGTCCTTGTGCTCGGTGGTCTCGGTCACCGTGCCGTCCTTGGCCGTCTCGGTCTTGGTGGTGGAGCCGTCCGGGTTGGTCTCGACGGTGGGGGGAGGCGTGGGAGTGGTACCCCCGCCCCCACCGCCGCCGCCACTATTGGACTTTTCAGTCCACTTGGCGTGCAGGGTGATGTCTGCGGTCACGGTATCGCTGTCAAAGTCCCAGGCGCTGGTACATGCCTCGTCCTTATACCAGCCGCCGAAATTGTAGCCGCTGCGGGTGGGGGCCTCGGGCGCCGTTATCTTCGCGCCGTCCGCCACGTCTGCCAGCGGGGCCACCGCGCTGCCGTCCCGGCTGTCGAAGGTCACCGTCCAGGTCTTGGCGATCTCCGTCCACTTGGCGTAGAGGACCATGTCGTCGGTTACGTTGGCGCTGAAGTCCCATTTGGTGTTTTCCTCGTAAGTATCCTCGGTGTACCAGCCGCCGAAGGTGTAGCCGTCCTTGCTGGGCTGGGTAGGCCTCGCTACCGGGGTATCCTTGGTCGTATAAATATCGTAGTTGTCCGAACCGTTGTTGGGATGCACGGTAATCGTGTAATAGTTGTCCGTCCACTGGGCGTACAAATCCATATCGCTGGTCACGGGGGTCACGAAATTCCAAGCCTCGCCGCCCTCCGCCGCTGTATACCACCCCTCGAACTGGTAAAGCGCCCTGCTGGGGGCAGTGGGCTGCGCAACCGTCTGTCCATGCCGCACGGTATAGATGCCGTATGTCATATCCCCCTCGCCGTAGTTCAGATGGCAGGTTACCTCGTACTGCGCCAGCTCAACGGTATAATTGCCATCCTTGGAAACCACCGTATAAGGCATTGCTACATAGGCGGCGGGATCGTGGGAGAAGGTGCCGCCGGAAATCGTGACGTTGGCGGCCGCATCTGCCCACTCAGAAGCTGTATCCGCGCTCCAGGTATAGGCCAGGACCGCGTCGTTGTTTTCAGCGGTGAAAGTGCCGCCGGAAATCGTTACCTTCGGCTCCCCGCCGGGATAGCCGCGGTTGATGATGGACAGCGCGGCGCCGTCCAAAATACGGCCGTCCGCGGTCTTGTCCGCGCGCTTATCCTCGCCGGTGGCCGTGATGACGGTATCACCGGAAACCGTTGCGATCACCGCCTCGCCGGAGCAGAGCTGTACGCCGGTGGCGCCCTTGATCACAGCGCCGTCAATGGACAGCGTGCCCGCCTGGGGGTGGTAGATGGTGCAGCCCGCTTCGGAGGTGAGGGATGCACCCTTGTGGAGGTTAATGACCGTGTTTTTATTTGCGTCAGTGCCGTTGCCCTCGATGCAGCCATATTCGGTATCGGTGACGGCTTTTCCGTACATGTCAAGCTGCGAACCGGGGTTCATGACGCTGATAGCCACTTCCGCGGTGCTGTGCACCACGGTGTCCGCAGCAACGGTGACATTCGCTCCGCCGTAAATGCCGATACCGCGCTGGGAGACTGCAATTTCGACGCTCTCTACACTAGAGACACCGCCGGCAAACTTGAGGCCCTTTACACCCGCGATACTACCGTTTTTCACCGTGCAGTCCGCGGAAATGACGGCGGCGAACTCATCGCCCGTAGTTGTGATGGTCTTGCCGTTCAGGTCGAGGGTAATCGCCTTGTCCACCGTGACCGGGGCCGCCAGGGACAGGTTGTCCAGAAGCTGAACCGTATCGCCGGCCTTGGCGGCTGTCACTGCGTCGGCCAGAGTGGGATAGATTTCATTGCCGATCTGCACCGGGCAAATCTCGGCATATTTACCATCCGCTAAATAGGCGGCTTCATTTGCTGCCACGCCACTAGCAACGAGGATGTCCAAATCGCCGGTAAACTCGAGTTTCTTCCCGTCCTCATCACTAATCCATTTGCTTTCATAATCAGCGATTTCAGTAATCTCTGCGCCCGTTACTCTCGTGGTAATCGACTTTACCTTTGTGTTGTGGTCATCCGTAACCGTCAGCATTTTGTCAATCCGGCCACCAGTTACGTTGATCGTTACTTCCAGGTCGCCCCAATCCTTATTATTGCCAACCGGCATCAGCAGGGTTGTTTCCCCGCCGAACATGTTGACCGTCGCGCTTCCAACATGCCCGTTGGTACCCGTGGCACAGATACCCCATGAGCCGTTCATTTTACCGTCATTAACCGTTACAACCGCACTGTCCGTCCAGGTCAGGCCGTTGGTACCACCGCCTACAACGCGGCCATAGGTGCCGCCATTTACTTCAATGTCGACATTCCCGACCGCCGCGTATGTATCGGTAGCAGTACTTACCATTGCATGAGCACTGCCGTCGGGATAGTAGCCGGAGTCTGCGCCGCCGCCGCTGATCCCGTTGGTTCCCACGACGCTGCCCGCATTAGCGACAATTTTGACTTCTTCCACCTTATTGTTGTACAGGCCGCCGCCAGCCACAATGTAAACATTTCCGCCGTTCAATGTAATATCGGATTTTGCAAATGTCTTTCCGCTCTGGTTCAGTTCGGCAGCGTTTTCAACCGTCAGGTCGCCCGTACCGGTATCGGCACCATAGCCGCCGCCAAATATAATAGTCATAGCAGGCACGTTAACCGACTTAGCCTCACCATTTTTTGCATTCCAGGAAATCTTTGCACCTTCAACGCCGTCAGTTCTGTCGCTGACGACAATGGGGGTGCCATTTGCAAAGAACAGAGTATATTTTGCGGGATCTTGCGACGAACTGAAAAAGATAGAACTAGAATTAGCAATCCAAGAGGGATCACTTTTCTCGGTCCCAGCCGCCGCCGCGGGGATGACGCACAGGGACGCCAGCATGGCCAGCGTCAACAGGGTTGCCAGGAGCTTTTTGGGTGTTCGCTTCATTTCCTTTCCTCCTTCGTTTTTCAGAGATCATTGTCTTTTGCCCCCGGCAAAAGACAGCAAGAGGGTACCCTCTTGCGCGCATTCCATGATTCTTCTGTGCTTCCATTCTAGCCCATTCCGCCTTTTTGTCAAGCGAAATTACACATAAAAAGCGGCTTTCTGATTTCTCAATCAGAAAGCCGCTTTTTATGTAACCGAATTCACACTGCCCCTACGGGCTTCTCCCGGAGGAACACGTAGCGCTCCTCCCCGGACAGCTCGGGCCTGAAGGCGTACCCCAGGCCGTTGAAGCCCTTGGCCTCCTCCGGGCCGCGCGCCCCCCGCCCGGCCAGGTAGCGCACCATCTCGCCCCGGGCCATCTTGACGTAGACGCCCTTCTCCACCACCCGGCCCCCGGCTTCTTCCCCAAACACGGGGGTAATCAGCCGCACGCCGCCGGGCAGATGGGGCCGGACGGCCCTGGCGTACTCCTCCGAGGCCAGGTTGAGCACCACGCCGTCCTCCTCCGCCAGCGCCCGGGCCAGGCTGTCCCCCCAAAAGTCGTAGAGGGAGGCGCAGAAGGGCGTTTTCAGCTTGGCCTGCATCTCCAGCCGGTAGGGGACCACGGCGTCAAAGGGCCGCAGCAGGCCGTAAAAGCCGGAGAGAATGCGCAGGTGCTCCTGCACGTACGCCAGCTCCTGCGCCGTAAAGACGTTGGGGGCCATATAGCGGTACTGGATCCCCTCGTAGGCCAGCAGCGCCGGGGTGGACCCCCGGCGCAGGTCCATGTCCCGGAAGCGCCCGTAGTTGAGCCGCGCGATGTCCCCGTTGCAGGCCAGGAGCCTGCGCAGCGCCTCCAGATCCAGCCCCCGCAGCCAGTCCAGCAGGATTTGTGTCCGCTCCAGGAAGCGGGGCGCCTCCCGGGGCGGCAGGCTGTCGTGGTCTGCGTTCATCTTCTTGGCGGGGGAGATGATGATCCTCATGCGTACTTCGCCACCGCGGCGGCCATCCCGTCCCAGCACGCCTCCATGTCCGCCACCAGCTTGAACTGGGTGCGGGCCCGGTCCAGGTTCTGGCCGGGGCGCTGTGTGTGGAAGTAGTGGTCGCCCTCCAGGTAGTCGGTGAGAAAGCGCATCCCGCACTCCAGGGTCATGAGCTTGGCCCCCCAGGGCAGGTACTCCAGCTCGGCGGGGGTGAAGATGCCGCCCGCCCCCTCCAGAAAGCCCTTGGTATAAATCTCGAAGAGGGGCAGGTCAAAGTGCACCTTGCTCTGGTCCGGCTCGTCCTCGGCGCAGTGGTTGGCGCCGAAGCGGATGGAGTCTCCAAAGTCGTTAATGGCGAGGCCGGGCATGACGGTGTCCAGGTCGATGACGCAGATGCCCTCGCCGGTGGCCCGGTCGATAAGCACGTTGTTGAGCTTGGTGTCGTTGTGGGTGACCCGCAGGGGCAGCTTCCCGGAGCGCTGGGCCGAGCGCGCGGCGGAGCAGTCCTCCCGCCGGGCCAGGACGAATTCCATCTCCGGCCCCACCTCCCCCAGCCGCCCCGCCACGTCGTCCTGGGCGGCCAGCTTGAGCTTGAGCAGGCGGTTTTCCGTGTCGTGGAACTTCTCGATCGTTTCGTACAGGGTGTGGGCGGGGTAGTCCCGCAGCATGTACTGGAAGCGGCCGAAGGCCTTGGCGGAGGCGTAGAAGAGCTCCGGGGTCCCGGCGGCCTGGAGGCAGTCGGTGCCCTCGATGAAGGGGGTGCAGCGCCAGGCGCGGCCCTCCCCGTCGGTGAAGTGGGTCTCCCCCGCCCTGGTGCGCAGGAAGGTGAGGGTCTCCCGCTCCGGGTCCCCACCCTGCTCCGCAATCACCCGCTTGAGGTAGTCGGTCACCCCCACAATATTGCGCATGAGCTGATCCGGGTTGGAGAAGGCGGCGTCGGAGATCCGCTGGAGGATAAAGCGCCGGCAGTCCCCCTGGGGGATCTGGGTGTGGACGCAGAAGGTGTCGTTGATATGCCC
It includes:
- the rpsG gene encoding 30S ribosomal protein S7; protein product: MPRRGNVPKREVLPDPLYNSVLVTKLVNSIMLDGKKGVAQKVVYGAFDIIKDKTGKDPLDVFTTALENIMPSLEVKARRVGGATYQVPIEVRPERRQTLGLRWLTSFARKRSEKTMRERLAGEIMDAANSLGSAVKKREDTHKMAESNKAFAHYRW
- the rpsL gene encoding 30S ribosomal protein S12 — protein: MPTFNQLVRKGREAVTYKSTSPAMQHGLNTLKNRETDLPSPQKRGVCTAVRTSTPKKPNSALRKIARVRLTNGYEVTAYIPGVGHNLQEHSVVMIRGGRVKDLPGVRYHIIRGTLDTQGVNGRMQARSKYGAKRPKAGKK
- a CDS encoding mucin desulfatase, whose translation is MGMAENTLPQALEAFPFGAPVVGAVRFGMGHINDTFCVHTQIPQGDCRRFILQRISDAAFSNPDQLMRNIVGVTDYLKRVIAEQGGDPERETLTFLRTRAGETHFTDGEGRAWRCTPFIEGTDCLQAAGTPELFYASAKAFGRFQYMLRDYPAHTLYETIEKFHDTENRLLKLKLAAQDDVAGRLGEVGPEMEFVLARREDCSAARSAQRSGKLPLRVTHNDTKLNNVLIDRATGEGICVIDLDTVMPGLAINDFGDSIRFGANHCAEDEPDQSKVHFDLPLFEIYTKGFLEGAGGIFTPAELEYLPWGAKLMTLECGMRFLTDYLEGDHYFHTQRPGQNLDRARTQFKLVADMEACWDGMAAAVAKYA